A DNA window from Deltaproteobacteria bacterium contains the following coding sequences:
- a CDS encoding ferritin-like domain-containing protein, giving the protein MDTSTFIAGLKKDLEGLLAKLKPNETLVEESRGKLEIPMLLKIALKNEMEATLVGARWVENTPETFCKLAFARQVGDESKHYRLIEQRLKELGANLDEYDPLKPSLSPLTEYLLSLNTTLEKAAAGPFAREAIAVVKNAQFISLLKEKGDLATAKLYEETIQVDENYHHQLGENLLLRLVETSNDQMRVTTAVEKTLGLAEELTRLAAEKKGLVRAPGC; this is encoded by the coding sequence ATGGATACCTCAACATTCATTGCCGGATTGAAAAAAGATTTGGAAGGACTCTTAGCAAAACTTAAACCAAACGAAACGTTGGTCGAAGAATCCAGAGGGAAACTTGAGATTCCCATGCTCTTAAAAATCGCCCTCAAAAATGAGATGGAGGCGACACTCGTTGGGGCCCGGTGGGTCGAGAACACCCCCGAGACCTTTTGCAAACTTGCCTTTGCCAGGCAAGTGGGGGATGAATCGAAGCATTACCGTCTGATTGAGCAACGGTTGAAGGAGCTCGGGGCCAATCTGGATGAATACGATCCGCTCAAGCCGAGTCTTTCCCCTTTGACGGAATACCTCTTGAGTCTCAACACAACGCTCGAAAAAGCGGCCGCCGGCCCCTTTGCGCGCGAGGCGATTGCCGTTGTGAAAAATGCCCAGTTCATTTCTCTGTTGAAAGAGAAAGGGGACCTAGCCACCGCAAAACTCTACGAAGAAACGATTCAGGTTGATGAAAACTATCACCACCAACTCGGGGAAAATCTTTTGCTCCGTCTGGTGGAAACCAGCAACGATCAGATGCGGGTCACTACGGCCGTTGAAAAGACGCTAGGCCTTGCAGAGGAGTTGACACGACTCGCGGCGGAGAAGAAAGGACTCGTCCGTGCGCCGGGCTGTTAA
- a CDS encoding iron-sulfur cluster assembly accessory protein, whose translation MGQFEISDLAAQKLKALLEAKRRDPAVYGLRVGVQGGGCSGLTYLIDFDTPKADDKVFTHPATGVKVLVDPKSILHLSGSTLDYIEGLMSSKFEIKNPNVKSSCGCGESFQT comes from the coding sequence ATGGGACAATTTGAAATTTCCGACTTGGCCGCACAAAAACTAAAGGCGCTCTTGGAGGCCAAAAGGAGGGACCCAGCGGTGTATGGGCTCCGCGTAGGCGTTCAGGGCGGCGGCTGTTCGGGGCTCACATACTTGATAGACTTCGACACGCCGAAGGCTGATGACAAGGTATTCACGCACCCGGCCACGGGTGTGAAGGTCCTGGTGGACCCCAAGAGCATCCTCCACCTCAGTGGCTCGACCCTCGACTATATCGAGGGGCTGATGAGCTCCAAGTTTGAGATTAAAAACCCGAACGTCAAGAGCTCCTGTGGCTGTGGCGAGTCGTTCCAAACCTAG
- a CDS encoding Rrf2 family transcriptional regulator, translating to MKLCAAEEYGIRCLLQVAQAPGSFLTIHEIARREDLSAPYVAKLMRVLLKGGFVRSIRGLKGGYELTQPPQRISVASILNVLGKRIFVPDFCECYTGIARACRHKVHCSLRQLWMAIDNMVQSALTRTMLSDLLCTESEMESWVRQHIMARIAGIELPAHEGHA from the coding sequence TGAAGCTCTGCGCCGCTGAAGAATATGGTATCCGCTGCTTGCTCCAGGTGGCTCAAGCACCGGGCAGTTTTTTGACAATCCATGAGATCGCACGTCGTGAGGATCTGTCCGCCCCCTACGTGGCCAAGCTCATGCGGGTCCTTCTGAAAGGGGGCTTCGTGCGGAGCATCCGCGGCCTGAAGGGGGGCTATGAGCTGACGCAACCTCCCCAGCGTATCAGCGTAGCAAGCATTTTAAACGTTCTGGGCAAGCGGATTTTCGTGCCGGACTTTTGCGAGTGCTACACGGGGATTGCGCGGGCATGCCGGCACAAGGTGCATTGTTCGCTCCGGCAGCTGTGGATGGCGATCGACAACATGGTCCAAAGTGCGCTTACTCGCACGATGCTGAGCGACCTTTTGTGTACGGAGTCCGAGATGGAATCCTGGGTGCGTCAGCATATCATGGCGCGCATAGCGGGTATTGAACTCCCGGCTCACGAGGGTCATGCCTGA